A single genomic interval of Dehalococcoidales bacterium harbors:
- a CDS encoding ABC transporter ATP-binding protein yields MKDANMDINQGEYFVILGPTGAGKTVLLESIAGLYPLREGRIWLNDEEVTRLEPEKRGISIVYQDQMLFPHLSVRDNITFGLRIRKMKPAEIERTLSWLAGLLDIHHLLGRKPDTLSGGEKQKVALARALSVKPKLLLLDEPLSALDPNSREILQRELRNIHEEYRVTTVHVTHDFEEAIALADRVAVIGDGCVQQVGTPEQIFRQPGSEFVARFAMVRNIFRGEVIEGENGDALFCVDGVSLSVVTGYRGFYHASLRPEDIIVSHAPFPSSARNSFGGQITAIADKGSTLLLTVRVPPDFICLITRNSFDAMDLSIGDKVYITFKASAVNIF; encoded by the coding sequence TTGAAAGATGCGAACATGGATATCAATCAGGGGGAGTACTTCGTCATTTTAGGGCCTACCGGGGCCGGGAAAACGGTTCTGCTCGAATCTATCGCCGGCCTCTATCCGCTCAGGGAGGGTCGCATATGGCTTAACGATGAAGAGGTTACGAGACTTGAACCTGAAAAGCGTGGCATCAGCATCGTCTACCAGGACCAGATGCTTTTCCCCCACCTCTCGGTCAGGGATAATATTACCTTCGGTCTGAGAATCCGCAAGATGAAACCTGCTGAAATCGAGCGTACTTTAAGCTGGCTGGCAGGGTTGCTGGATATACATCACCTGCTTGGCCGCAAGCCGGATACTCTCAGTGGCGGAGAGAAGCAGAAGGTGGCCCTGGCCCGGGCTTTGAGCGTTAAGCCTAAGTTGCTTTTGCTGGACGAACCGCTCAGCGCTCTAGACCCAAACAGTCGTGAGATACTCCAGCGTGAACTACGTAATATACATGAAGAGTACCGGGTAACTACGGTCCACGTTACTCATGATTTTGAGGAGGCGATTGCTCTGGCTGATCGTGTTGCTGTAATCGGAGACGGTTGTGTCCAGCAGGTAGGCACTCCGGAGCAGATATTCCGCCAGCCCGGTTCGGAGTTCGTCGCTCGCTTCGCCATGGTGAGGAATATCTTTCGAGGTGAGGTAATTGAAGGTGAAAATGGAGATGCCCTCTTCTGCGTCGATGGGGTGAGTCTGTCTGTTGTCACCGGCTACCGCGGATTTTATCATGCTTCACTCCGTCCCGAGGATATCATCGTTTCCCATGCTCCCTTTCCCTCAAGCGCCCGCAACTCGTTTGGGGGGCAGATAACCGCTATTGCCGATAAAGGTTCCACTCTTCTGCTTACGGTAAGGGTCCCTCCCGATTTCATCTGCCTTATTACCCGAAATTCTTTCGATGCCATGGATCTGTCGATAGGTGATAAAGTCTATATCACTTTCAAGGCATCTGCGGTCAATATCTTCTAG
- a CDS encoding glycoside hydrolase family 38 C-terminal domain-containing protein, whose translation MDKIYLVPHSHYDAVWALTKEDYFYINIDLIIKQALDLVENRDYKFLIEQTALLEEIERRNPHLFNRLAKCIKAGKIEIAGGEYLMADTMIPNGETLVREIMLGKRYAREKFGTDVPVMWGADSFGYNAQMPQIYRKSGYKYFAFRRGANRDKPSEFWWQGLDGTRILSHWMPLGYRAGLDFDRLEENFKLLKDAAATRHILMPSGSGSIPPQTKIFRVVNRWNKNHQDSQMKIATVSGFFTQVGKSADKLKTCRGELYSGRYSQVFPNTTSSRIWIKQELRKYENLLLTCERWASVSWLLGIPYPNYEFRNSWQKVLWGAFHDVAPGTGMDEGYEEARDNFSYLQNHLQQFLQNFCSIISQNLQVQEDVIVFNPLSWEVKNWVEVEMGFDRGKIKRIGGLRSGREETEVEILDFSRYADDSYQTVKLGFVATVPALGYRTYKIIRRNPRDGAAPRIIISGNTIENQFFKVRVNPANGLIDVFQDGKRLVNGNELVMEEEIGDLYYHRENLGEPLGTEGGEEGVTFGQFRTKSFKIVKTPLRRVIEVESEFFSLRWPYRLLKKLRPLIWRHKYLSMHKRIIIYNDVPRIDFITNIDNRHPQVRMRMRFSTNIKSPNYQSETQFGVIARPVDQYYKKTRDKWVEQPSGVYPALHWVDYSDKDRGITLINKGLPSHEIRDGNIYLTLLRSILMLASDGIIGPAIPTPDAQEFKHYTFEYALFPHQKGWKDADSFKPAYEFNYGLSGFQLPVEKRRKGSLPYRFSFVEVKPESLILVVFKKAEDSDEIILRLFETKGKKTSGVITLYKEPSAVKTVNLLEVEEGDIKHRGRRIVLQVKPFEIVSLKIKF comes from the coding sequence ATGGATAAGATATACCTGGTACCTCATTCTCATTATGATGCTGTCTGGGCTCTGACCAAAGAAGACTACTTTTATATCAACATCGATCTTATTATCAAACAAGCCCTGGATCTGGTCGAAAACAGAGACTACAAATTCCTCATCGAGCAGACTGCGCTTCTGGAAGAGATTGAGAGGAGAAATCCACACCTCTTCAACAGACTGGCAAAATGCATCAAAGCCGGCAAGATTGAAATTGCCGGCGGCGAATATCTCATGGCAGACACGATGATACCCAACGGGGAAACCCTGGTCAGGGAGATAATGCTGGGCAAGAGGTATGCCAGAGAGAAATTCGGCACCGACGTTCCCGTCATGTGGGGGGCCGACAGCTTCGGTTATAATGCCCAGATGCCCCAGATCTACCGAAAATCGGGGTATAAGTATTTTGCTTTTCGCCGTGGAGCAAATCGAGACAAACCCTCCGAATTCTGGTGGCAGGGGCTGGACGGAACCAGGATATTATCCCATTGGATGCCTCTCGGTTATCGGGCCGGACTTGATTTCGACAGACTTGAGGAAAACTTCAAGCTGCTGAAAGATGCCGCAGCGACACGCCATATCCTGATGCCTTCCGGCAGCGGTTCAATACCACCCCAGACCAAGATATTCAGAGTGGTAAACAGATGGAACAAGAATCACCAGGACTCGCAAATGAAAATCGCCACCGTCTCCGGTTTCTTCACTCAGGTCGGGAAATCTGCCGATAAACTAAAAACCTGCCGCGGAGAACTTTACTCGGGGCGATATTCTCAGGTCTTCCCCAATACTACTTCCAGTCGAATCTGGATAAAGCAGGAGCTCAGGAAATACGAAAACCTGCTGCTGACATGCGAGAGGTGGGCGTCTGTTTCCTGGCTGTTAGGAATCCCTTACCCTAACTACGAGTTCAGGAATAGCTGGCAGAAGGTACTGTGGGGAGCCTTTCATGACGTCGCTCCCGGAACCGGTATGGATGAAGGCTATGAGGAAGCCAGGGATAATTTCAGCTATTTGCAGAACCACCTCCAACAGTTCCTGCAGAACTTTTGCTCGATTATTTCCCAGAACCTTCAGGTGCAGGAAGATGTCATCGTTTTCAATCCACTGTCATGGGAAGTCAAAAACTGGGTTGAAGTGGAGATGGGCTTCGACAGAGGTAAGATAAAGAGAATCGGGGGACTGCGCAGCGGCAGGGAAGAAACAGAGGTGGAGATCCTGGATTTCTCCCGTTACGCCGATGATTCCTATCAAACGGTTAAGCTGGGTTTCGTAGCCACGGTACCGGCTCTGGGATACCGCACCTACAAGATAATTCGGAGAAACCCACGCGACGGGGCGGCTCCCCGGATAATAATTTCCGGCAATACCATTGAAAACCAGTTCTTTAAGGTCAGAGTGAATCCTGCCAATGGTCTGATCGATGTTTTTCAGGACGGCAAACGATTGGTAAACGGTAACGAACTGGTAATGGAAGAAGAGATAGGCGACCTGTATTATCATCGTGAAAATCTGGGTGAGCCGTTAGGAACCGAGGGCGGCGAAGAGGGGGTAACCTTCGGTCAATTTCGAACCAAGAGCTTCAAGATTGTTAAGACCCCGCTCCGGAGAGTAATTGAGGTTGAGAGTGAGTTCTTCTCACTGAGGTGGCCCTATCGGCTGTTAAAGAAACTGAGGCCCCTGATATGGCGTCATAAATACCTCTCTATGCATAAGAGGATTATCATTTACAATGACGTACCGCGTATTGACTTTATAACCAACATCGACAACCGGCACCCTCAGGTTCGAATGAGGATGCGGTTTTCCACAAACATAAAGTCGCCTAATTATCAATCGGAAACTCAGTTCGGAGTGATAGCACGCCCCGTCGACCAGTACTACAAAAAGACCAGGGACAAATGGGTGGAACAACCTTCAGGAGTCTATCCGGCACTGCACTGGGTAGACTATTCGGACAAAGACAGGGGGATAACCCTGATCAATAAGGGGCTGCCTTCACACGAAATAAGGGACGGCAATATCTACCTAACCCTGCTGCGAAGTATACTAATGCTGGCTTCCGATGGCATCATCGGTCCTGCCATTCCTACCCCAGATGCCCAGGAATTCAAGCACTATACCTTTGAATATGCCCTCTTCCCCCATCAGAAGGGATGGAAAGACGCCGACTCTTTTAAGCCGGCATACGAATTCAACTATGGTTTGTCCGGCTTCCAGCTACCCGTGGAAAAAAGGAGGAAAGGCAGCCTGCCCTACCGGTTCTCTTTCGTTGAAGTAAAGCCGGAAAGCCTTATACTGGTGGTATTCAAGAAGGCAGAGGATAGCGACGAGATAATCTTAAGACTCTTTGAAACTAAGGGGAAGAAGACCAGCGGAGTAATCACTCTATACAAAGAGCCCAGTGCAGTGAAAACGGTCAATCTCCTGGAAGTGGAAGAGGGAGACATCAAACACCGGGGCCGCAGGATCGTGCTGCAGGTAAAACCTTTCGAAATTGTGAGCTTGAAGATTAAGTTCTAG
- a CDS encoding response regulator, giving the protein MSKTPKILIVDDDAELVQVMSKVLRSKLYEVVVAYNGDEGLQKAKKDKPDLILLDIMMPVRDGFSAAEQFKKDEALSGIPIVAITSFSESLGQPFDYQFDEYVSKPVRSKDLLNIVEKYFKKKSA; this is encoded by the coding sequence ATGAGTAAGACGCCAAAAATTCTGATTGTCGACGATGATGCCGAACTAGTCCAGGTCATGAGTAAGGTACTGAGAAGCAAGCTCTATGAAGTAGTGGTGGCCTATAATGGTGACGAGGGTTTACAAAAAGCAAAGAAAGATAAGCCTGACCTGATTCTTCTGGATATCATGATGCCGGTACGGGACGGATTCAGCGCCGCAGAGCAATTTAAGAAGGATGAAGCCCTTTCCGGAATCCCGATTGTAGCTATAACCAGCTTTTCTGAATCGCTGGGGCAGCCTTTCGACTATCAGTTTGACGAGTATGTTAGTAAGCCTGTCCGTTCCAAGGACTTACTGAATATAGTGGAGAAATACTTCAAGAAGAAGAGCGCTTAA
- a CDS encoding ABC transporter permease, translating into MVKQWLKSNKLTLTFILLGAIIFLFIIVPLFRMIFASDPGILRETLFDPEVTKAILLTLWAALIATGIGFVLGVPLAYLLARYEFRGKRIVEGLIDVPIVVPHTAAGIALLFVFGRNFFMGSIFGSVGIQFVDSMAGIVVAMLFVSVPFLIDSAKDGFKKVDIRLEKVARTLGASSWQTFFMVSFPLAWRSILSGNIMMWARGISEFGAVIILAYHPMIAPTLIYERFETYGLTYSRPVAVLLIIISLIIFVVLRTLVQRGKQR; encoded by the coding sequence TTGGTAAAACAGTGGCTGAAATCCAATAAACTGACGCTGACCTTCATACTACTCGGGGCGATCATTTTCCTGTTTATTATCGTGCCTCTATTCCGTATGATTTTTGCCTCCGACCCGGGCATATTGAGAGAAACCCTGTTCGACCCCGAGGTAACCAAAGCGATATTGCTTACCCTGTGGGCGGCTCTTATCGCCACCGGGATTGGTTTCGTACTCGGGGTGCCTTTAGCTTACCTACTGGCCCGTTATGAATTCCGGGGCAAGAGAATAGTCGAGGGATTGATTGATGTCCCGATAGTCGTCCCCCATACCGCTGCCGGTATCGCGTTGCTCTTTGTCTTTGGTCGCAACTTTTTTATGGGCAGTATTTTCGGTTCAGTAGGCATTCAGTTTGTCGATTCTATGGCCGGTATCGTGGTAGCTATGCTGTTTGTCAGTGTGCCTTTCCTGATAGACTCGGCTAAGGATGGTTTCAAAAAGGTAGATATTAGACTGGAGAAGGTAGCCCGTACCCTGGGTGCTTCATCCTGGCAGACATTCTTCATGGTTTCCTTTCCGTTGGCCTGGAGAAGCATACTCTCCGGAAATATAATGATGTGGGCCCGCGGCATAAGCGAGTTCGGGGCGGTTATCATTCTTGCCTATCACCCCATGATTGCCCCGACGCTAATCTACGAACGGTTTGAAACCTATGGCCTGACCTATTCAAGACCGGTAGCGGTATTACTGATTATAATAAGTCTGATTATCTTTGTCGTACTGAGGACTCTGGTGCAGCGAGGGAAGCAAAGATGA
- the wtpA gene encoding tungstate ABC transporter substrate-binding protein WtpA, with the protein MKKRFSVVVLCLAASLALSLAVGCTRQPADEPELSGTLHVFHAGSLAAPFDEITQGFNELYPDVEVLAEGAGSATTIRKVTELGKDCGVIGSADYLLIPQLMFPDYADWYIIFATNQMCIAYNDGSQYADEIDGDNWYEILQREGVTYGRSDPDQDPCGYRTLMVWQLAEEHYDVPGLYDALYQAEGDLMRPKSVDLIALLESGDLDYAFEYTSVAAEQGLEYVELPSEINLSDETYSEFYDTAVVEIAGTEPGTTIEQRGTAIVYGVTIPTGSPEYDLGLAWIDYLLSDAGVAVMEAYGQPAVVPAQTNDAGKVPELLRIYLD; encoded by the coding sequence ATGAAAAAAAGATTTTCTGTAGTCGTTCTTTGTCTGGCAGCAAGCCTTGCACTGAGTCTGGCGGTAGGATGTACCCGTCAGCCGGCTGACGAACCGGAGCTGTCAGGAACGCTGCACGTATTTCATGCGGGGAGCTTAGCGGCGCCATTCGATGAAATAACACAAGGGTTCAATGAACTCTATCCCGACGTAGAGGTGCTGGCTGAAGGAGCCGGAAGCGCCACCACTATTCGTAAGGTCACCGAACTAGGTAAAGACTGTGGAGTGATTGGTTCCGCAGACTACCTGTTGATTCCCCAGCTCATGTTTCCCGACTATGCCGACTGGTACATTATCTTTGCCACCAATCAAATGTGCATTGCTTATAACGACGGTTCTCAATATGCCGATGAGATAGATGGCGACAACTGGTATGAGATACTGCAGAGAGAAGGGGTCACCTATGGGCGTAGTGATCCCGACCAGGACCCGTGCGGCTACCGGACACTGATGGTATGGCAGCTGGCGGAAGAACACTATGACGTACCCGGGTTATACGATGCACTTTATCAGGCTGAAGGGGATTTAATGCGCCCGAAGTCTGTCGACCTGATTGCTCTTCTGGAATCCGGCGATCTGGACTACGCCTTTGAATACACCTCGGTAGCTGCCGAGCAAGGATTGGAATACGTAGAACTACCGTCTGAAATAAACCTGTCCGACGAGACCTACAGCGAATTCTATGATACCGCCGTGGTGGAAATCGCCGGTACCGAGCCGGGGACTACCATCGAACAGAGGGGGACGGCTATCGTTTATGGAGTTACCATACCTACCGGCTCACCTGAGTACGACCTGGGCTTAGCCTGGATCGATTATCTTCTCAGCGACGCGGGTGTAGCGGTTATGGAAGCATACGGTCAGCCGGCCGTTGTTCCCGCCCAGACTAACGACGCCGGTAAAGTGCCCGAGCTGCTTCGAATATATCTCGATTAG
- a CDS encoding TOBE domain-containing protein has protein sequence MSARNILKGKVKSVKPGVVNTEVVIELSGGEIVTSIITKESAEGLSLAPGKSVYAVIKASNVMIAID, from the coding sequence ATTAGTGCACGGAACATACTCAAGGGTAAGGTGAAGAGCGTCAAACCGGGTGTGGTCAATACGGAGGTGGTGATTGAACTCTCCGGCGGGGAGATTGTAACGTCGATCATTACAAAGGAGTCCGCCGAGGGATTATCACTGGCTCCGGGTAAAAGTGTCTACGCCGTCATCAAAGCCTCGAATGTGATGATTGCCATTGATTGA
- a CDS encoding NIL domain-containing protein gives MAKRKVMFTYPREVISEPVIYTLSRNFNLATNIRQANITGDRGWVIIEIEGQEEDIEAGIAWAISRGIQVESS, from the coding sequence ATGGCCAAAAGAAAGGTGATGTTTACCTATCCCAGGGAAGTAATATCGGAACCGGTCATATATACGCTGAGCCGTAATTTCAACCTGGCAACCAATATCCGTCAGGCCAATATAACCGGCGACCGGGGCTGGGTTATCATTGAGATCGAGGGCCAGGAAGAAGATATTGAAGCCGGTATTGCCTGGGCTATTTCCAGGGGGATACAGGTAGAGTCCTCCTGA